The Vicia villosa cultivar HV-30 ecotype Madison, WI linkage group LG1, Vvil1.0, whole genome shotgun sequence genome includes a region encoding these proteins:
- the LOC131648226 gene encoding uncharacterized protein LOC131648226 — translation MSYPLQQNRFQGPLRKFDPLPTSRSEILKYLVNERLVELRPMPPPIPRKATPNFRPNERCEFHANSPGHTLEKCWAFRHKVQDLIESGAIAFDKPNVKTNPMPRHDGTVNAIEVVTEQELVQQRSSPIDSLKRYLLARGFILEHNEAFKDTLQRLVDQGIIQLKEHPEEEYMAMLERNEPLIIPSPGARKTLIIPCAKAPLMIPTQVHTRIIPVRDPYPVDKMKAVPWEYDSSSNTEVTNIVGPGGMTRSGRIFNAAKPNENLAQPSNQATVVLTEEGTAKDKEVVNKDAEEFLALIKKSYYRVVDQLHKTPSKISLLSLLVHSEKHRDALMKILNAAHVTKDITVNQFDGMVANLTAGACLSFNDHELPPQGKEHNKALHIFIQCGKAHLSRVLIDTGSSLNVMPKATPDKIALEGLVVRSSRLVVKAFDGSQSPVFREVDLPVVVGPHTFCINFQVMEIEPAYTCLL, via the coding sequence ATGTCTTACCCACTTCAACAAAACAGGTTCCAAGGTCCTCTAAGGAAATTCGATCCTTTGCCTACTTCCAGAAGTGAAATACTGAAATATCTGGTAAATGAGCGATTGGTAGAACTTAGACCTATGCCACCTCCGATTCCTAGAAAAGCTACACCCAACTTCAGACccaatgaaaggtgtgaatttcacgccaattctcctggaCACACGTTAGAAAAATGCTGGGCTTTCAggcacaaggttcaagacctgatcgaGTCTGGGGCAATTGCTTTCGACAAACCTAATGTGAAGACAAATCCCATGCCTCGTCACGATGGCACAGTCAATGCAATCGAGGTCGTCACTGAGCAAGAGTTAGTTCAACAACGGAGTTCCCCTATAGAttcccttaagaggtatctactcgCAAGGGGGttcatcctagaacataacgaggcTTTTAAGGACACCCTGCAGAGACTCGTGGACCAAGGGATAATTCAGTTGAAAGAACACCCCGAGGAGGAGTATATGGCCATGTTGGAAAGGAACGAGCCATTAATAATACCTAGTCCAGGAGCAAGGAAGACATTAATCATCCCCTGCGCCAAAGCACCATTGATGATACCCACGCAAGTAcacactaggatcatcccagTCAGAGATCCATATCCGGTGGACAAAATGAAAGCGGTCCCTTGGGAATATGATTCAAGTAGTAATACGGAAGTGACAAACATCGTTGGGCCTGGAGGTATGACTCGTAGTGGTCGCATATTCAATGCTGCGAAACCAAATGAGAACTTAGCACAACCAAGTAATCAAGCTACTGTGGTCCTGACTGAAGAAGGCACAGCCAAGGATAAAGAGGTCGTTAACAAAGACGctgaagaattcttggcattaatcaagaaaagttatTATAGAGTGGTGGACCAGTTACACAAAACTCCGTCCAAAATATCACTCCTCTCGCTGCTAGTACATTCAGAAAAACACCGAGATgctttgatgaaaatcctgaatgcTGCCCACGTAACTAAAGACATCACTGTAAATCAAtttgatggaatggtggctaatctcacCGCTGGGGCATGTTTAAGCTTCAATGATCATGAGCTACCCCCACAAGGGAAAgagcacaacaaagccttacatatcttcATACAATGTGGAAAAGCTCATCTATCCAGAGTTCTGATTGACACAGGGTCGTCactaaacgtgatgccaaaagccaCTCCCGACAAGATAGCCTTGGAGGGCCTGGTAGTTAGATCAAGTCGTCTGGTAGTCAAAGCCTTCGATGGATCACAAAGTCCGGTATTTAGAGAAGTAGACCTCCCTGTAGTAGTTGGTCCCCATACATTCTGCATAAATTTCCAAGTAATGGAAATTGAACCTGCTTATACCTGTTTATTGTGA